From Treponema sp. OMZ 787:
CTTCAAAAAAAGGATTTTGCACTTTAACAGTTTTTTTTATTCCGCCTGCGGCTTCTAAAAAAGCATCGACACTGCCCTCCCCTCCGTCAGCTACAGGGATTGAAAGAGCTTGAGCCTCAGGGAAAATTTCATGTACCGCATTCTTCATCAAGGTGCATATTCTAACCGAGCTCATTGTTCCTTTAAAGGAATCGGGGATAAGCAGTATCTTTTTCATAATATTAACCTCTTTATAAATGCAAGAAGGATTATATCATAGAAATGTTTATAATGCAAATTTAAAAGAGATTATTATTTTTCTTCTAGCTTTCAACTTGGTTGACCCTTGACATCATTTTGAAAAAAAGTCATCATAGCCTTAGCGTATTTGATAATTTTAATGAGAGGTTTTGTTTTATGGATATTAAAAAACTAAAGAAGGTTATAATTTTTATAAGTTTTATTCTTTTTGCGGCAGCTTGTTCGGATAATAAGCCGCAAAAAGAGCAAGATATAAAAACTGCGGATAACAAAAACGATAAAGAAGAAGCACCTATCAATTTACCGAATACGGAATCTATAAGTTTGACCACAGCAAAATCAAAGGGAGAAAAAATAAGACTCAAAGTTGAAAGATTTGTCGATAATCGTGAGCCTATATGGATTGATTTAAACGGAAATAAACAAGTAGATGAAAAAGAAGATATAACTTCATTTGTTACTCCCGGTATGTCCGCTTATCGTGATTATGTTATTGATAGTGATATTATAACTATATACGGTAAAATAAATAGATTTTTTTGTGATGGAAACCGTATCACAAGCATTGATTTGGGTAATAACCCATCATTAACAAGCCTTGCATGTTTTGACAATAATCTTACAGACCTGCAGCTTACAAATAACAGAAATCTTGTATATTTGTCTTGCGAAAAAAATAGTTTGAAATCCATAAATCTAAGTCAAAATTTTGATCTAAAAGAGATTTTTTGTTATGAAAATCAAATTACGGAACTGGATGTTTCGCATATCACAGGATTAGTACATTTAGAACTGCAAAATAACAAATTAGACTCTCTCGATGTGTCCAAAAATAGCTCTCTTACAACATTATATTGTCATGACAATGAGCTGATATATTTGAATACAGATAATTGTAGAGATTTAAAATTTCTCGCTTGTTCAGGTAATGCTCTTACTTCTATAGATATCAGCTCAAGTCCTCTTTTAAAGAAATTATGGTGCGGTAATAATAAGCTTGAAAATCTCGACTTGTCGAAAAATGTTAAAATAAGTTTTCTTGGAGCGGGTGATAATTTATTATCCGAATTGGATATAAGCAAAAACTTAAGTCTTAGAGAGTTTTACTGTTATAACAATAATCTATCTTCTTTATCTTTAGACGGACATGAAAATATTGAGATATTGAGTTGTTATAATAACCAACTAAATTCTCTTGATATTTCTAATCTTCCTGAATTGCAAGAATGTTATTGTTCCAATACAAATATAAGTGAACTGGATGTATCAAAAAATAGTAAGTTGATAACATTGTCTTGCAATGAAAACAATATATCTCAAATAAATTGCTCCAATCTTAAAAACCTTGAGTATCTTTATTTATCCGAAAACCGGCTTACATCTTTGGATATAACGCAAAATTTAAATCTTACAGAGCTTGGCTGTAAAACGAATATGTTGACAGAATTGAATATAAGCAGCAATAGAAAATTAAAAGAATTATATTGCCAAGATAATAAACTAAAAGCCCTTAATACGTCTAATAATACAAAATTAAATACATTGTATTGTAAGAAAAATGAAATTAGTAATATCGATCTTACAAAAAATACAGAATTGAAGTTTTTATCTGTAAGCGAAAATCGTTTGCAATTTTTGAATTTACGAAATAATCCAAAATTGGAAAAATTATGGTGTCATGATAACTTACTTATGGGGCTCAGTTTTTTAAACAATAATAATATAAAATACGTATCATGTTACAATAACCGCATAAAAGAAAAAGAGATGGAAATACTCATAACATCTTTACCTTCCCGCCCAAGCGGAGATATGGGAAATATATACGTAGTTGACAGACGGGAAAATAGTACGGATAATAACATTTGCTCCGTCCGGCAGGTCAATACTGCAAATATAAAGAAATGGAATGTGTTTAATTCCGCCGGTGAGAAGTTTACAGGACATTAAGTTTTATAAACTTAATTATTCGACCCTTATGTGATAAACCGTAGACTCTTCTTTCATTCCCTTAAAAGTTATGCGTTGGCGCTGGACCTTGTTTGTAACGGCTGCTATGGATTTTTGTATTTCTTTATCCTCAAAAAGCTTTTCCGAAATTACTACTTCATTCGGTAGAGCTGCATTTTGAATACGGGCGGCCATGTTGACGCTTGTGCCGAAGTAGTCCAAGCGGTTATTCAAGGTAACGACCAGAGCCGGGCCTGAGTGAATGCCTATTTTTACTTCAATTCTTTCAATTTCGGGATTGTTTTTATATTCTTCATTGAGTTCTTTTTGTATTTCGATACCGGCATCGACTGCATTTTTAGAATTCATAAAAACACCCATAATCGCATCGCCTATTGTTTTTACAGGAACACCATTAAATCTTTTTATTACGTCAAATAGAATTCTAAAGTGATCCCTGACAAGGGCAAAGGCCTTTGCATCTCCTAATTCCGAATACATAAAGGTCGATCCCTTAATATCGGTAAACAGGATTGCCGTTTTCATTATTTGAAGGGACTGTTCGGCTATCAAAACATCCGATCTCATAAGATCTCTGTAAAGGTTATTTTGAATCAAATCGATTCCCTTTATGGAATTGGGCTTTTTCCATGAAAGGTAATTTCCGGTATTTACATCGTTTTCTATTTTTGCAAGATAGGCTTCCTTTAATGAAGGTTCCAAGGGTATTATATTCGGATGAATGGAGAAGAAAACTTCAATGTTGTCGTCTAATGTGTTGTTAAAGGCTTTTTGACAAGCAGAGCAGTAGTTTTCCGAAACAGCTTCATGTATTGAGAGCGTTTCATGGGCAACGCCTCCGCAGGTCGGGCAGTGATAAATCCAGTCTATAATAAAAAAACCGTCATATACGCCTTGAATAAAAATATTTAAGGCCGTGTCTTTATTTAGTTTTAGACTTTCTGCAAGGCCGTAGACATCAATATGAAATAACTTTTCTTCCTTAAAAGCCGATAATGAATCTGCAATTTTATCCGCAGCTTCTTGATTTTGCTCGTAGTGTAAATTTAAATTCATAATTAACTCCAAAAATTTAACATCAAGAGAGTAAAACCGTTACAAATTTATTATAAAAAGTAAAGGGCTAACCTTTTATTTTTAAAAGATTAGCCCTTTTGAAGTCTGAAAATTTAGAATCGTTCCGCTATAGCTTTTTCTATGCGCTTAACGGCTTTTTCGATTCCCAATATTTGGATTGAGCCTACAAGGGGCGGGCTTATTCTGCTGCCGGTAACAGTCATTCTGATAGGCATCATAAAGTCTCCCATCTTTATACCCATAGCATCGGCTTCTGCTCTAAAGACTTCGCCGCCCTGGTGGTCGTCAAGTCCTTGGATTTTAGGCATTACCTCGATTGCTTTTTGGAGAACCTTTTTAGTTGTTTCGGCATCAAGTTTTTTCGGGATTATTTCTTCAGCCGGAGGAACAGCCGGTTCTTCAAATAGGAAGCGTACCATTTCGGTTATTTCGCTTAAAAGGTGAAGTCTTTCTTTTACTAAAGGCATTACTTTCATTAAAATATCTTTTTGCTCTTGAGCCGGCTTTAAATAGGTTTGATTTTCAAAGCGGCAGCCGGCACTTTTTAATTTCTCTTCGTCTATTTTTCCGAAAAGGCCTGAATTTGCAATATAGGGCCATGTAAGCTCAAAAAGCTCTTCATCGGTTTTTTCTCTCATGTACTGGCCGTTAAACCACTCCAGTTTTTTATAATCGAATACGGCCGGAGCCTTGTTCAAGTGTTTTACATCGAAGAGTTTTTCTAAGTCTGAAAGGCTGTACATATCTCGGCCGTCTTCGTAAGAGCATCCGAGCATAGCTACGTAGTTGATAATAGCCTCTTTTAAATAGCCCCTATTCCTAAATTCGTTACAGCTTGTAGCTCCGTGACGCTTTGAAAGCTTTTGCCCGTCGTTTCCCATAACCATCGGCAGGTGGCAGAACTGAGGCGGTTCCCAGCCGAAGGCCTTGTACATTATAACATGCATTGGGGTAGAAGGAAGCCATTCTTGAGCCCGCATAACATGGGTTATGCCCATCAGGTGATCATCCACGATGTTTGCCAAGTGATAGGTGGGGAATCCATCGCTTTTTAAAAGGATTTGGTCGGGGTTAATGTCTTCATTTTTCCACTCAATGTCGCCTAAGAGTGCATCGGTAAATTTGGTGCTGCCTTCAAGCGGAACCTTTAAGCGGATAACATAAGGTACGCCCTCATCCATTTTGGCCTTAATTTCTTCATCGGTTAAATTGCGGCAAGCCCTGTCATAACCCGGAGGCATTTTGTTCATGGTTTGAATTTTGCGGATTCTGTCGAGCCTTTCCGAATCGCAAAAACAGTAGTACGCAAAGCCTTTGTCTACAAGCTCTTGAGCATATTTGCGGTAGATTTCAAATCTTTGAGACTGAATATAGGGGGCGCAAGGGCCGCCCTTTGGGCCGCCTTCATCCCATTCAAGGCCGAGCCATTCAAGGGTATCATAAAGGTTCTGTTCATATTCTTCACTGTACCTTGTTCTATCTGTATCTTCGATACGCAAAACAAATTTTCCGCCCTTTGAGCGGGCAAAAAGATAATTAAACAAGGCTGTACGGACTCCGCCTATGTGCTGAAAGCCTGTAGGAGAGGGAGCATATCTGACTTTAACTTGCATAGTTACAAAACCTCCTAAAACTGTTATAGAATAATGTCAAGTTTGTTAAGGCAAGCATTATACATTTTTTTAGGCTTAGGTGCAAGGCTTGAATTAAAGCTTATTTTTTTTTAGCCGATACAGGTATTAATGAAGATGCCTCTTGTTAAATTTGCCTTTAAGGCAATGTTTTTTTTATTTTTTATTTTAGCCGTTTCTTCCGAATCCGGAGAGATAAAGCAAAATATTCCGGCGGCTTTGATGCCGCCTAAGTGGGAACCATTGTTTCCTTCAGCCTTGTGGGTAAAAAATCCTCCTATTAAACATGAAGTTTTGATACATAGTGTTAAAACAAAGGAAGAAATGGAAGCTTCTACCAAATTTGATGAGTCAAAGCTGCAATCAGTTTTATTAAATAACGATATTTTTGCTCTATACGGAAAACCGGGTGCCTATACCATGGGAATTTTGGGACGATACACCCCCGAAGCCATAGAGCCTATTATGAATGAATTTGCTGCAACTTATGATGAGGCAAATAAAGAAAGAGGTATCATACCGGCTTTTTATTTGATTTACGGAACATGTTGGCCTGAAGGCGAGATCGGGCTTTTACGCTTATCCACCGTCAAAAAATATATAGAATTTGCTGCTGAAAGAGGCTGGTATGTATTTATTGACCACCAAATCGGAAAATATACGGTAGAACAGGCTATGAATTCAATCTTGCCGTTTTTGAAATACCCAAATGTGCATTTAGCTTTAGATCCTGAGTGGCGCACAACAAAGCCTATGAAGGTTATAGGTTCTGTTACGGGTGATGAAATAAATAAGGCTCAAGATATGATGGATAAATACATAAGGGAAAATAATATTTCAGGCAGAAGAATGCTTGTGATTCATCAATTTAATTCTATAATGATTAAAAAAAGAGCTAATGTAAGAAGCGATTATGAAAGAGTGCAATTAATTCACTGTGCAGACGGTTTCGGGTCTCCCCAATTAAAGAAGGATTCTTATGCCTATAATGCTCTCGCAAAAAACATTCCGCTTAAGTCGTTTAAGCTTTTTTCAAAACCGACTGTTGCAGGTGCAGGTTATGACCAGCCCATGATGAGCCCTGAAGAGGTTTTTAATTTAAATCCTCGTCCATATCTTATAATGTATCAATAAAACTGTCAAAAATTAAGAAAATCAAATAAAAAAGGCTGTAAGCTCATAAAGAGATACAGCCTTTGTTGCTTTTAAAGATGATATTGAAACCATGATGCCGCTCGGCATGGATTATCCACGCCTTTATCAATAAATTGTTTTAATTAAAATCCGAAAGAGTCTAAAATTTTATCTGCTGTTTGATCCAAAATACTATCTATATATGAAGGATCTTGAAATTTTCTTGTAACTTCTTCTATTTTTTCTTTTCGGATGTCTGGGGCAGCCTTTACTGCATCCATTGCAAAATAAATTTCCGATAGTTTTTGAGCCTCAGGAGATACTTGTACTGAATCGGAAACTTCTATTTTTTCCATTCTTCTGGGTTTTTGAGTGTTTTGTAAATTCTTGATCGGATCAATTCCGCCCAATTTTTCTATCATCATGTTTTCCTGCCTTCCTAACCGATTATCGGTTAATCTTAGTCAAAAGTTAAGGTTTTATCTTTACAAAAGTTTATTTTCCTGTAACAAAAACCGAAAATTCTCCCTTTATTGAGGGCCTTTTTTCAAAGTTTTGTAAAACTTCAGCTGCCGGCCCCTTGATAATTTCTTCATGGAGTTTTGTAAGCTCCCTCCCGACAATAAGCTCACGGTTACTATCTATTTCGGCAATATCGGATAAGAGCTTTACAATTCTATAGGGGGATTCATATAAAACAAAACCCGCCCCGAAATCAAAAAGCTCCTGCAGTCTCCGCTTGCGTTTTCCGCCCTTAGGCGACAAAAAGCCTTCAAAAACTACCGTTTTGTCGTAAGTTCCTGCTATGCTTATGATAGCACCAAAGGCCGAAGCTCCCGGAATCGGAATTATTGTGTGCCCTGCCTCTCTTGCCATTCTTACTAAAATAGAACCCGGGTCACTGATTGCCGGGGTTCCTGCATCGCTTGCATAGGCGATTTTTTTTCCTTCATCTAAAAGTTTTACAATTTTTTCGGAGGCTGCCGCTTCGTTTACTGCCCTACATGAAATTAGAGGCTTTGAGATTTCATAATGGGTTAGAAGGCCCAATGTGTGCCTTGTGTCCTCACAAGCTATAAAATCTGCTTCTTGAAAAGTCTCCAAAGCTCTAAAACTGATGTCTTTTAGATTGCCTATCGGAGTGGCAACAACAAATAAAATTCCCACTTAGCAATTATATCATAGTTTTAGTATTGAATCAATAGAAAAAAAGGTGTATGATGTATTTATGACGGATTTACAGCCTTTATCATGGATGATATTAGTTTTTGTCGGCCTTTTTTTGATTGTACTCGCCTATGTTCTTTTTAGCGCATCTGCAAAGCATGCAAGCGGAAAGAAGATTAGACAAACAGGAGAAAAAGGTGCTCCCGGCGTCTGCCCTGTCTGCGGTACTGTTTTAGCTCGAGGAGAACAGGTAAAGTCTGCTGTTTATCCCGGTGAAGATGACCGCTTATGTTATATCTACGGCTGTCCGCATTGTTATCCCAGCTGTGAAAATGAAGTGCATCGTCAGTGTCCTGTCTGCCATAAAACCGTTCCAAATGAAGCCCACCTAATTGCAAGATATTTTGACCGTAGAAAGGGGAAAAAACGGGTCCACATACTGGGCTGCTCTAACTGCCGCTTTATGAGTTAAAAATGAAAAAAAACGCCTTTGCACTAAAATATTTTTTTAAAAATAAGTTATCGTTTTTTTTTGTAATTATTTTAGCTGCAGCGGCTTCTTTATTTAATGTCGGTACGGCTTTTCTATTAAAGCTTATAGCCGATTCGGTTCTCAACTACGAACTGAATAAAATGATTTTTCTTGCAGTCTGCACTGCGGTTTATATTTTTGCGGCCGTTTTATCTGATTTTTTAGCTCATTATTCTCGTGTTAAATTTTGTAAAAATATTTCCTGCCTGCTAAAAAATGACATTATTTTAAGTCTTTTAAATAAAAGCGTTCTTCATAAAGAAAAAAAATCTTATTCCGATTATCAATCATTATTATTAAACGATGTTTTAAGTTTGGAGCAAAACTATTTTGATGCTCTTTTATCCTGTCTATATCAGGTTTTTAATTTGGTTTTTTCGTTCTTGTCGGTTTTATACATTCAGCCGATTTTTTTACCCATAATTTTGCTCATCTGTGTTTTTCCTGTTTTGTTTCCTAAGCTGACACAAAATAAACTTGAAGGCTTACAAAAAAATAAATCGGAAGCCCGTTCGTTTTTTATAAAAAAATTAAGCGATGTATTGAACGGTTTTAGAACAATTAAAATGTATGGAGCGGAAGAAGCCGGAACAAAATATTCCGGGAATGCAAATTATGATTATACCCAAGCCGAAATAAAACTTGCAAAGCGTGAAAATCTTATTATGTCATCAGCATTCGGGGCAGGGCTTTTAATTATTCTTTTAACATGGGTTTCCGGAGCCTTTTTTATAAGGGCCGGGCTATTGACCTTTTCCGGTTTGATAGCCCTTACCAAAATTGCCGAATCGATAGCGGGACCTTTTCAAATTATAGGCGAA
This genomic window contains:
- the gltX gene encoding glutamate--tRNA ligase; its protein translation is MQVKVRYAPSPTGFQHIGGVRTALFNYLFARSKGGKFVLRIEDTDRTRYSEEYEQNLYDTLEWLGLEWDEGGPKGGPCAPYIQSQRFEIYRKYAQELVDKGFAYYCFCDSERLDRIRKIQTMNKMPPGYDRACRNLTDEEIKAKMDEGVPYVIRLKVPLEGSTKFTDALLGDIEWKNEDINPDQILLKSDGFPTYHLANIVDDHLMGITHVMRAQEWLPSTPMHVIMYKAFGWEPPQFCHLPMVMGNDGQKLSKRHGATSCNEFRNRGYLKEAIINYVAMLGCSYEDGRDMYSLSDLEKLFDVKHLNKAPAVFDYKKLEWFNGQYMREKTDEELFELTWPYIANSGLFGKIDEEKLKSAGCRFENQTYLKPAQEQKDILMKVMPLVKERLHLLSEITEMVRFLFEEPAVPPAEEIIPKKLDAETTKKVLQKAIEVMPKIQGLDDHQGGEVFRAEADAMGIKMGDFMMPIRMTVTGSRISPPLVGSIQILGIEKAVKRIEKAIAERF
- a CDS encoding leucine-rich repeat domain-containing protein, with the protein product MDIKKLKKVIIFISFILFAAACSDNKPQKEQDIKTADNKNDKEEAPINLPNTESISLTTAKSKGEKIRLKVERFVDNREPIWIDLNGNKQVDEKEDITSFVTPGMSAYRDYVIDSDIITIYGKINRFFCDGNRITSIDLGNNPSLTSLACFDNNLTDLQLTNNRNLVYLSCEKNSLKSINLSQNFDLKEIFCYENQITELDVSHITGLVHLELQNNKLDSLDVSKNSSLTTLYCHDNELIYLNTDNCRDLKFLACSGNALTSIDISSSPLLKKLWCGNNKLENLDLSKNVKISFLGAGDNLLSELDISKNLSLREFYCYNNNLSSLSLDGHENIEILSCYNNQLNSLDISNLPELQECYCSNTNISELDVSKNSKLITLSCNENNISQINCSNLKNLEYLYLSENRLTSLDITQNLNLTELGCKTNMLTELNISSNRKLKELYCQDNKLKALNTSNNTKLNTLYCKKNEISNIDLTKNTELKFLSVSENRLQFLNLRNNPKLEKLWCHDNLLMGLSFLNNNNIKYVSCYNNRIKEKEMEILITSLPSRPSGDMGNIYVVDRRENSTDNNICSVRQVNTANIKKWNVFNSAGEKFTGH
- the rsmI gene encoding 16S rRNA (cytidine(1402)-2'-O)-methyltransferase; its protein translation is MGILFVVATPIGNLKDISFRALETFQEADFIACEDTRHTLGLLTHYEISKPLISCRAVNEAAASEKIVKLLDEGKKIAYASDAGTPAISDPGSILVRMAREAGHTIIPIPGASAFGAIISIAGTYDKTVVFEGFLSPKGGKRKRRLQELFDFGAGFVLYESPYRIVKLLSDIAEIDSNRELIVGRELTKLHEEIIKGPAAEVLQNFEKRPSIKGEFSVFVTGK
- a CDS encoding flagellar biosynthesis anti-sigma factor FlgM, with the translated sequence MIEKLGGIDPIKNLQNTQKPRRMEKIEVSDSVQVSPEAQKLSEIYFAMDAVKAAPDIRKEKIEEVTRKFQDPSYIDSILDQTADKILDSFGF
- a CDS encoding adenylate/guanylate cyclase domain-containing protein, whose translation is MNLNLHYEQNQEAADKIADSLSAFKEEKLFHIDVYGLAESLKLNKDTALNIFIQGVYDGFFIIDWIYHCPTCGGVAHETLSIHEAVSENYCSACQKAFNNTLDDNIEVFFSIHPNIIPLEPSLKEAYLAKIENDVNTGNYLSWKKPNSIKGIDLIQNNLYRDLMRSDVLIAEQSLQIMKTAILFTDIKGSTFMYSELGDAKAFALVRDHFRILFDVIKRFNGVPVKTIGDAIMGVFMNSKNAVDAGIEIQKELNEEYKNNPEIERIEVKIGIHSGPALVVTLNNRLDYFGTSVNMAARIQNAALPNEVVISEKLFEDKEIQKSIAAVTNKVQRQRITFKGMKEESTVYHIRVE
- a CDS encoding ABC transporter ATP-binding protein encodes the protein MKKNAFALKYFFKNKLSFFFVIILAAAASLFNVGTAFLLKLIADSVLNYELNKMIFLAVCTAVYIFAAVLSDFLAHYSRVKFCKNISCLLKNDIILSLLNKSVLHKEKKSYSDYQSLLLNDVLSLEQNYFDALLSCLYQVFNLVFSFLSVLYIQPIFLPIILLICVFPVLFPKLTQNKLEGLQKNKSEARSFFIKKLSDVLNGFRTIKMYGAEEAGTKYSGNANYDYTQAEIKLAKRENLIMSSAFGAGLLIILLTWVSGAFFIRAGLLTFSGLIALTKIAESIAGPFQIIGERYAGIMSSKAIEKTINSVLQEKEELHRLKDFKEVQIKDCVIVKEDKECLNVENLTLRIGDRILVTGLSGSGKSTLLNVLAGFEKNTGKLYIDGVLQETDINLSSYVFMLEQKTHIFDAGLIDNITLFDNSKNTAAEDAIKKLNITSLSAKPESQKQFSGGEERRIDFARLLIRNLSEKIVLLDEPFSGLDSENTENMIKIINGLSPKILILTAHEADNLGGLNYNRLLKIENTEIKEI